Below is a window of Myxococcota bacterium DNA.
ATGTCGGGCTCCTCAGGCGTCCTCGACGGGACTGGCCTTCCAGAAGTAGTTTGCTTTGCCGCCGGCGGCGTGGATCTTGCGGAACACGTACTCGACGGGCAGTTCGAGCGCGACGGCGTCGGGGCGCGTGTTCGCCATCTGTACCTGCAGCCGGCAGCCCTCGACCTCGGTCATCACCATGATCGTGGGCGGCTCGGCGGCGGGGAAGAAGTAGTCGAAGGTGAAGGCGAGCAGCTTCCCGCGCTTGTCCGAGAGGCGGTAGGGCTCCCAGCTGTCCTTCGAGAAGCACTTGTAACAGACGCGCTGCTTCGGGAAGTGGAGCTGTCCGCAGTTGGTGCAGCGGGCGGCCACCAGGCTGATGTCGGCGTCGCGCTCGCGGAAGCGGATCGTCGCCGACAGGCCGAGGTCGGCGCCGCTGTCCCATTCCTTGGGGTCGAGCTGGCGCGATTTCAGGTAGGTGTCGTAGCTCTTGAGGGCGCGACGACGCGCGAGATGCCACGACACGCCGCGCCGCGATGCGAGCTTCGCGAGGCCGTCGGTCGCGGTGAAGGTGAGGGCGTGGGCGCCGTCGCCGTAGCTGGCGACCAGGAAGCGGTCGCCGGGCTGGGCCGCTTCGAGGGCGTGGGCCAGCAGCAAGAGCGCGAAGGAGGCGCCCGTGTTGCCGAGCTTGCCGAAGAGCGGGTCCTGTACCTGCTCGGGCTTGAAGCCGAGGGCGCGCACGGCACCGCCGAGGCTGCGTGCGTCCGCGCCGTAGAGCGCGACCTTCGTGAAGTCGCTGGGCGCGCCGCCGTCCTTCGCGAGCACCCCCTTCACCGCGTCGGTGAGGTTGGGCTGGTAGCCCTCCTGCAATACGAAGCGGTCCTCCCAGCTGTGGGTGAAGCGTTCGCCGTCGATGCGCCAGAGGTCCTGGAGTTCGTCGGCCACGGCGGCGGCGTGATCGAAGCGGGCGATCGGGTCGCGGGTCACCAGGAACGCGACCGCGCCGTCGCCGAGTTTGGCTTCGAGGGCGCCGCGCGGGGCGCCCATGCGGCAGTCGCTCGCCACGACCAGGGCGGCTTCCTGAGCGCCGGCGGCAACGGCGTGCAGCGCGCTCTCGAGGGCGGCGGTGCCGCAGCGCAGCGAGCCCGAGTGGTCCTGGGTGTTGACGTCGCGGCGCAGGTCGAGGGCCTTGGCGATCAGCGCCGCGCCCTGCTTCTCGCGCATTTCGTAGCTCGTCGACGCGAAATAGACGGCGTCGACCTGGTCGCGCGCGATACCGCTGAGACAGTCGACGGCCGCGGTCACCGCCATCGTGATCGCGTCCTCGTCGTAGTCGGCGACGGCCTTCTCCGGCCCGCCTTCCTTCGCCGGCCGGCCCCCGATCAGGGCCAGCGGCAGACGGTTCATCGGGACGTAGGCGCCGTAGGCGGCGATGCCGGTCATGGGGGGTCTCCTCGGACGGACCGGGTAGGTATAGCGCGCGCCGTCCGCGGCACGGTCCGGGGGCGCGTCGGATCGTCAGGGCGGCCGGACCGCGCGCGCGGCCGCGTCACGGGAACTAGTGCCGCAGCACCTCGAGCAACTCGTAGCGATCGCCGCGCAGCGCGCCGAACACCTCGGCCACCTGGGGATGCCGCACCGGCCGCCCGGTTTCGTCGGGAAGCAGGTTCTGCTCCGAGACGTAGGCCACGTAGGTGGTCTCGGCGTTCTCGGCGAGCAGGTGGTAGTAGGGCTGGTCCTTCCGCGGCCGCATCTCGGCGGGGATCGACTGCCACCACTCCTCGGTGTTGCTGAAGGTGGGGTCCACATCGAAGATCACCCCGCGGAAGGGGTGGATGCGGTGGCGCACCACCTGGCCGATCTCGAACTTGGCGTCGCGGTGAATCATGGCGTTCTTCTCAGGGTAGCGCGTCGAACCTTTGCCCTATGCTGGAAGC
It encodes the following:
- a CDS encoding zinc ribbon domain-containing protein — protein: MTGIAAYGAYVPMNRLPLALIGGRPAKEGGPEKAVADYDEDAITMAVTAAVDCLSGIARDQVDAVYFASTSYEMREKQGAALIAKALDLRRDVNTQDHSGSLRCGTAALESALHAVAAGAQEAALVVASDCRMGAPRGALEAKLGDGAVAFLVTRDPIARFDHAAAVADELQDLWRIDGERFTHSWEDRFVLQEGYQPNLTDAVKGVLAKDGGAPSDFTKVALYGADARSLGGAVRALGFKPEQVQDPLFGKLGNTGASFALLLLAHALEAAQPGDRFLVASYGDGAHALTFTATDGLAKLASRRGVSWHLARRRALKSYDTYLKSRQLDPKEWDSGADLGLSATIRFRERDADISLVAARCTNCGQLHFPKQRVCYKCFSKDSWEPYRLSDKRGKLLAFTFDYFFPAAEPPTIMVMTEVEGCRLQVQMANTRPDAVALELPVEYVFRKIHAAGGKANYFWKASPVEDA
- the hspQ gene encoding heat shock protein HspQ translates to MIHRDAKFEIGQVVRHRIHPFRGVIFDVDPTFSNTEEWWQSIPAEMRPRKDQPYYHLLAENAETTYVAYVSEQNLLPDETGRPVRHPQVAEVFGALRGDRYELLEVLRH